The proteins below come from a single Sorghum bicolor cultivar BTx623 chromosome 4, Sorghum_bicolor_NCBIv3, whole genome shotgun sequence genomic window:
- the LOC8078362 gene encoding nuclear ribonuclease Z isoform X1 has translation MAKSGESTVEVASSSSSPLTPASASATRPKAKHRMEIEGYPVDGVSIGGQETCVIFPTLSLAFDIGRCPQRAVSQEFLFVSHGHLDHIGGLPMYVATRGLFRLRPPTIFVPACLRELVERLFEVHRAIDQSELNHNLVPLEVGEEYEFRRDLKVRAFRTYHTIPSQGYVIYSVKQKLKQEFIGLPGSEIKHLKLSGVEITNTVSTPEIAFTGDTTADFILDPDNADVLQAKILVVESTFLDDSISVEHAREYGHTHLYEIASQSDKLGNKAILLIHFSARYTTEEIDAAINRLPPSFRSRVYALKEGF, from the exons atgGCGAAAAGCGGCGAGTCCACGGTGGAGGTTGCGTCCTCCAGCTCCTCTCCTCTTACTCCCGCTTCCGCGTCGGCTACGAGGCCGAAGGCGAAGCACCGTATGGAGATCGAGGGGTACCCAGTGGATGGCGTCTCCATCGGCGGCCAAGAGACCTGCGTCATCTTCCCGACGCTGAGCCTCGCCTTCGACATCGGCCGGTGCCCGCAGCGTGCCGTCTCGCAGGAGTTCCTCTTCGTCTCCCACGGGCACCTCGACCACATCGGGGGCCTTCCCATGTACGTGGCCACGCGGGGGCTCTTCAGGTTGCGTCCGCCCACCATCTTCGTCCCGGCGTGCCTCCGGGAACTCGTGGAGCGGCTCTTCGAGGTGCACCGCGCCATAGACCAGTCCGAGCTCAACCACAACCTGGTCCCCCTCGAGGTCGGGGAGGAGTACGAGTTCAGGAGGGACCTCAAGGTCAGGGCTTTCAGGACCTACCACACCATACCCAGCCAG GGGTATGTGATATACTCGGTGAAGCAGAAGCTTAAGCAGGAGTTCATTGGCCTACCAGGGAGCGAGATCAAGCACCTCAAGCTATCAGGTGTGGAG ATCACGAATACAGTGTCCACCCCTGAAATTGCTTTCACGGGAGAtacaacagcagatttcattcTTGATCCGGATAATGCAGATGTGCTGCAGGCAAAAATTCTTGTTGTCGAG AGTACTTTTCTAGACGACTCCATTTCAGTTGAGCATGCAAGAGAATATGGGCACACACATTTATATGAG ATAGCAAGTCAGTCAGACAAGCTTGGAAACAAAGCTATTCTACTGATCCACTTTTCTGCTCGTTATACTACAGAG
- the LOC8078362 gene encoding nuclear ribonuclease Z isoform X2, translating to MAKSGESTVEVASSSSSPLTPASASATRPKAKHRMEIEGYPVDGVSIGGQETCVIFPTLSLAFDIGRCPQRAVSQEFLFVSHGHLDHIGGLPMYVATRGLFRLRPPTIFVPACLRELVERLFEVHRAIDQSELNHNLVPLEVGEEYEFRRDLKVRAFRTYHTIPSQGYVIYSVKQKLKQEFIGLPGSEIKHLKLSGVEITNTVSTPEIAFTGDTTADFILDPDNADVLQAKILVVESTFLDDSISVEHAREYGHTHLYEVSEAVI from the exons atgGCGAAAAGCGGCGAGTCCACGGTGGAGGTTGCGTCCTCCAGCTCCTCTCCTCTTACTCCCGCTTCCGCGTCGGCTACGAGGCCGAAGGCGAAGCACCGTATGGAGATCGAGGGGTACCCAGTGGATGGCGTCTCCATCGGCGGCCAAGAGACCTGCGTCATCTTCCCGACGCTGAGCCTCGCCTTCGACATCGGCCGGTGCCCGCAGCGTGCCGTCTCGCAGGAGTTCCTCTTCGTCTCCCACGGGCACCTCGACCACATCGGGGGCCTTCCCATGTACGTGGCCACGCGGGGGCTCTTCAGGTTGCGTCCGCCCACCATCTTCGTCCCGGCGTGCCTCCGGGAACTCGTGGAGCGGCTCTTCGAGGTGCACCGCGCCATAGACCAGTCCGAGCTCAACCACAACCTGGTCCCCCTCGAGGTCGGGGAGGAGTACGAGTTCAGGAGGGACCTCAAGGTCAGGGCTTTCAGGACCTACCACACCATACCCAGCCAG GGGTATGTGATATACTCGGTGAAGCAGAAGCTTAAGCAGGAGTTCATTGGCCTACCAGGGAGCGAGATCAAGCACCTCAAGCTATCAGGTGTGGAG ATCACGAATACAGTGTCCACCCCTGAAATTGCTTTCACGGGAGAtacaacagcagatttcattcTTGATCCGGATAATGCAGATGTGCTGCAGGCAAAAATTCTTGTTGTCGAG AGTACTTTTCTAGACGACTCCATTTCAGTTGAGCATGCAAGAGAATATGGGCACACACATTTATATGAGGTATCTGAAGCTGTTATTTGA